In Carya illinoinensis cultivar Pawnee chromosome 16, C.illinoinensisPawnee_v1, whole genome shotgun sequence, a single window of DNA contains:
- the LOC122299817 gene encoding amino acid permease 3-like has protein sequence MVDNSTTNNNQQLPGQDLLLRGGSQMVHHDERGSKLPTGAWRPVLTATAYVLLAVAGPGVLYLAWTMAQLGWIAGPAAIILFSFLTYIASIILCDFYFSPHDPAKRNPTYMHVIRSYLGARGHSTANVKICWVIQYLNLFVMASLFTGWASELMAYIQRVSKCSPNNNNDDVNVDDSNLSCWVYHKPYFIVFGVTQILLSQISEFRHLSWLTILCFGAFLIYSSIGVGISLTKIAGNNWSIKGGLGHQGNIMTRAKRTRLIVKAIAYIADAFDFSSILLEIEDTIGRGVAAQEAQKIMRKAIQYGLPAIACVCLFFGSLGYAAFGEESPEYIFLYGFYEPHWLLNIASAAVVLNYAGAYQIFVQPIFAMFEKAAVKRFGPDNDFIKKKIKIWIYEFKLFQLVLRTFFVIVTTLLSMFLGNYLDILELIKILAYWPIVFYFPVKIYIMEKKIPMWSARGLGLQIMSFGVLIVTIAIAAANIVDVFL, from the exons ATGGTTGACAACAGTACTACCAACAATAACCAGCAGCTACCCGGCCAAGATTTGCTCCTGCGAGGTGGCTCACAGATGGTCCACCATGATGAACGCGGCTCCAAGCTGCCAACTG GGGCGTGGCGGCCGGTTTTGACTGCAACTGCTTACGTACTACTAGCTGTGGCTGGGCCTGGCGTCTTGTACTTGGCTTGGACCATGGCTCAGCTTGGATGGATTGCTGGTCCTGCTGCGATAATTTTGTTCTCCTTCCTTACTTACATTGCCTCCATAATCCTATGCGACTTCTATTTTTCACCTCATGACCCTGCCAAGAGAAACCCCACTTACATGCACGTCATTCGATCCTACCTTG GTGCCCGCGGCCATAGCACTGCAAATGTCAAGATATGCTGGGTAATTCAGTACTTGAATCTTTTTGTCATGGCCAGTTTGTTCACAGGCTGGGCATCCGAATTGATGGC gtATATCCAACGGGTCTCTAAATGCTCCCCAAACAACAACAACGACGACGTTAATGTTGATGACAGCAATTTATCATGTTGGGTTTATCATAAACCGTATTTCATTGTATTTGGTGTCACTCAAATACTTCTCTCCCAAATTTCCGAATTTCGTCACTTAAGTTGGCTCACCATTCTCTGTTTCGGGGCTTTCCTAATTTATTCATCAATTGGTGTTGGCATTTCTCTCACCAAAATAGCAG GTAATAATTGGAGCATCAAGGGAGGTCTGGGGCATCAAGGTAATATTATGACTCGAGCCAAAAGGACGAGGCTGATCGTTAAGGCGATTGCTTATATAGCTGACGCATTCGATTTCTCTAGCATCCTTCTTGAAATTGAG GACACAATTGGCCGTGGAGTAGCAGCACAAGAGGCCCAGAAAATCATGAGGAAGGCCATTCAATATGGCCTTCCAGCCATAGCCTGTGTATGCCTGTTTTTTGGCAGCCTGGGTTACGCTGCTTTTGGAGAGGAATCCCCTGAATACATATTCCTTTATGGCTTCTATGAACCTCATTGGCTTCTAAACATAGCAAGTGCTGCAGTGGTACTCAACTATGCAGGTGCATACCAAATTTTTGTCCAACCCATTTTCGCTATGTTTGAGAAAGCTGCTGTGAAAAGATTTGGTCCGGATAATGATTTTatcaagaagaaaattaaaatctgGATCTACGAATTCAAGCTCTTCCAGTTGGTTTTGAGGACATTTTTCGTGATCGTGACCACTTTGTTATCAATGTTTCTAGGGAATTACTTGGACATTCTTGAACTCATTAAGATTCTAGCATATTGGCCCATCGTATTTTATTTCCCAGTGAAGATTTAtataatggaaaagaaaatacCAATGTGGAGCGCAAGAGGTCTGGGGCTTCAGATAATGAGTTTCGGGGTCCTCATCGTTACCATAGCTATAGCTGCTGCCAATATTGTCGATGTATTTCTCTAG